From a region of the Euwallacea similis isolate ESF13 chromosome 3, ESF131.1, whole genome shotgun sequence genome:
- the Grip75 gene encoding gamma-tubulin complex component 4 — translation MIHELLFNLWNNPGNGVISDDNDWTHHFELPQFLHPAEETLLQSIIQIGSNYHKITSFTNEILSENSILSAINNPRSTEEDLNTKIQNGLYLKAFCNGVQDALEDYRKEIIRLENTFLEYPQLSLSYVLSAVDKYKGLFTVLKSMIFKIQSENLYGCLLMSGLQKYIACGIVQLEKAASIILKAINTVFYQHLCNWVICGDLVDPYNEFFICDGKVADENFLYPEQMSERTAVPSVNKIKRPPIVRKFYINWDMVPKFISQDSAESILFMGRIVWILRNDPKRMEYTGDYQTNFRRDIWEGKEIEYYNKIRSVGDQSLSAGEFRSVTEECRSKLTKYLWSVMLKEGNLVEHLKLIREYYALGRGELFQQFLAVNNIKDVPSDSLLQQINTLFHETARKIYGENDKSYIRFELTCPGGQISRTKLWQSLHLNFEMQWPLHIIFHPEVIGFYNKLFSFLLRLKKTQINLFKLWTYHTFSQHKIDRRVWMLRQNLLFLVDNLQYYIQVNVIEAKFSILMKAVESANELEDVIKIHHEFVVNLLTESFLLSLDEPQESGHKHRLYQMPTLQHNPPSKVYNIITRLLKLCDEFCLSAKSWEAELTEPDLEEFDIFQKRTDIIIDTLLVLLYSLHGKVRGNHLLQLVLHLDFNKYFSRNKTDLNLTEAFKIS, via the exons atgattcaTGAGCTCCTATTCAATTTGTGGAATAATCCTGGTAATGGCGTAATTTCAGATGATAATGAC TGGACTCATCACTTTGAATTACCGCAATTCCTACACCCGGCGGAAGAAACACTTCTACAAAGTATAATTCAAATAGGATCCAATTACCACAAAATCACCTCTTTTACCAATGAAATTCTCAGTGAAAACAGCATTTTAAGTG CCATTAACAATCCTCGCTCAACTGAAGAGGATCtcaatacaaaaattcaaaatggcctATATTTGAAAGCTTTCTGTAATGGGGTGCAAGATGCCCTGGAGGATTATCGCAAGGAGATTATTAGGcttgaaaatacatttttggaatatccGCAGTTATCTCTCAGCTATGTTCTGAGTGCTGTGGATAAATACAAGGGCTTGTTCACTGTTCTTAAATCAATGATCTTCAAAATTCAGTCGGAGAATTTATATGGGTGCCTGTTGATGAGTGGTTTGCAAAAATACATTGCTTGTGGAATTGTTCAGTTGGAAAAAGCTGCTTCTAT TATCCTAAAGGCAATTAATACAGTATTCTACCAACATCTTTGCAACTGGGTCATATGTGGAGACTTGGTAGATCCTTATAATGAGTTTTTCATTTGTGATGGAAAGGTTGCGGATGAAAACTTTTTGTATCCAGAACAAATGAGTGAAAGGACTGCTGTACCTTCG GTAAACAAAATCAAGAGACCACCAATAGTGCGAAAATTCTATATAAACTGGGATATGGTTCCTAAATTTATCAGTCAAGATTCTGCCGAAAGTATCTTATTTATGGGTCGCATTGTTTGGATACTGCGAAATGACCCTAAGAGGATGGAATATACTGGAGATTATCAGACCAATTTTCGAAGGGATATTTGGGAGGGGAAGGAAATTGagtattacaataaaatccGCTCTGTTGGAGATCAAAGTTTAAGTGCTGGGGAATTTAGATCTGTTACTGAGGAGTGCAGAAGTAAACTGACCAAG TATTTATGGTCTGTGATGCTCAAAGAGGGCAACTTAGTTGAGCATCTAAAGCTGATTAGAGAGTATTATGCTTTAGGCAGAGGGGAGTTGTTTCAACAGTTTCTTGCAGTGAACAACATAAAGGACGTTCCTTCAGACTCACTGTTGCAGCAAATTAACACCCTTTTCCATGAAACTGCCCGCAAGATATACGGGGAAAACGATAAGAGCTACATAAGGTTTGAGCTAACTTGCCCTGGCGGCCAAATTTCTA GGACAAAACTATGGCAAAGCCTGCATTTGAACTTTGAAATGCAGTGGCCACTGCATATAATCTTCCATCCTGAAGTTATAGGGTTCTACAACAAGCTCTTCAGTTTTCTGTTACGCTTAAAAAAGACTcaaataaatttgttcaaacTTTGGACTTATCATACATTCAGTCAACATAAGAT AGATCGACGGGTTTGGATGCTGCGCCAAAACCTTTTATTCTTGGTTGACAATCTACAGTATTATATACAAGTTAACGTGATAGAGGCCAAGTTTTCTATTCTCATGAAAGCAGTAGAGAGCGCCAATGAGCTTGAAGACGTTATTAAAATTCACCATGAGTTTGTGGTCAaccttttaactgaaagtttcCTGCTCTCCCTAGATGAG CCTCAAGAAAGTGGACACAAACACAGGCTGTATCAAATGCCAACGTTGCAACATAACCCCCCCAGTAAGGTATACAATATCATTACAAGGTTACTGAAATTGTGCGACGAATTTTGCCTCTCAGCGAAGAGCTGGGAAGCCGAATTAACTGAGCCGGATTTGGAGGAATTTGATATCTTCCAGAAAAGGACTGATATTATAATCGACACTTTATTGGTGCTTCTTTATAGTCTGCATGGCAAAGTTAGGGGGAATCACCTGTTACAGCTAGTTCTACACTTGGACTTCAATAAGTATTTTAGCAGGAATAAAACTGATTTGAATCTCACGGAGGCGTTTAAGATCAGTTAA